In the Longimicrobium sp. genome, ACGAGACGGCTCCCCCGCTGGGTTTCGAGGGCAGATCGATCACGGCGTGGACGGCGGCGGCCAGGTCGCAGCTCGGATGCGTGGAGAGATGATCACGCGCCGGAAGAAAGATGAAACGATGCGACTGAAGTCGCGGCTACACCACACGAAGTCCGCCTTCGCGGACTACCGGCATCCGCTCGACCGCGATTCCGGTGCGCGCGAGCGGGATCTGTGCGGCGCCACCTTATATGTGGCGCCTGCCCCATTGATTGCCGTTGCCCTGGAACCTTCGCCGAGGACGCGCACGAATGCCTGGGCGTGCATCGAAGTCCGCGAAGGCGGACTGTGTGTAGTTGTAGCCGCGACTTCAGTCGCATCGTCCTTTCCTAACGATAACAACCTAAGCATTTACAAGACAACCATTTACGGATTCGCAACACATCCTGTTAAGCCTGTTGTTCTCTACACACCTGTGAATGATTCAACATCTATAACAAATGTTGATATGGGCGATGCTCGGACACGAAAAAGCCCCGCCGCTCGGGAAGGAGCGGCGGGGCGATTCAGATCGTCCGTCCCTGCTCACTCCATCGTGGCCAGGACGCGCTGGGCTTCGGCGGCGAGGTCGGGGTCCTTCCCTCCCGCGATGGCGAAAATGGCCTCGCGCGCGGCGGGCGTGGGGATGCGGGCGATGGCCGCCAGCGCCGCGTGCTTCACGCGCGAGAGCTTCTTCCCCGCGAACAGGCCGCGCTTGTTGACCACGCCCAGGAGCACCGGCAGCGCCTCGCCCGAGCCCAGGCGGCCGAGGGAGTGGATGGCCGCGACCTGCACGTCCTCGTCGCCGCTCTCGTTCACGATGCGGGTGAGGAACGGCACCGCGGTCGGGTCACCCAGGGCGCCGGCCGCGTGGATGGCGGCGCGCTTCACCACAGGGTCGCGGTCGTTGTTCAGCAGGTCCAGCAGTACGCGCAGCCCGCCGCGCCCGCCGAGCACCGCCGCGTACTTGGCGGCGTCGATGCGCACGCTGGCGTCCGGGTGCCCCGCCGCCTCGCTGATCCATCGCAGCGCCACGTCGGGGTCGGCGCCCGGGAGCACGGCCAGCTCGAGCAGCATCCGCGCGCGCGCCGGAGAGGGGTCGCCCATCGCGCGGGCGATCAGGCGCTGCGCGGCGCCGTCCATCCCCACCAGGTGGCGGAAGACGGCCGCGCGCAGCTCCGCGTCGCCCGTGCGGAAGAGGATCGTCTCCAGCTGCGGCGCCGCGTCGGCACCGACGAACGCAAAGAAGCGGAGGATGCGCTCGCGGTCGTCCCCGCCGGCGCGCTGCAGGAGGTCGCCGAGGAGCGGGAGCGTCTCGGCCGCGCCCAGGCGCCGCAGCGCGCCCACCGCGCTGTCGCGGAAGATGCGGGTGCGGTCCTGCCGCTCGGCCTCGCGCTGGAGCGCGTCGAGGAGCGGAACCGCCTGCCCTGCATCGTCGCCGCGGAGGAGGCGCTGCACCGCGCGCGTGGCGGCCTCCACCAGCTCGTCGAAGCGCGCGGGGTTGTCGGCCGCGCGCAGCAGCGCCGGCAGCTTTTCCGCCTCTTCCTCCGCGCGGCCGCCCTGCGCGGTGCGGAAGAAGTGGAACATGTCGTTCGACGGAACCTCTTCCTCGCGCCCCGGCGCCGGCGCGGCGGGCTTCGGCGCGGACGGCGGCGGCCCCAGGTCCGGGAACTCGTCCAGCAGCTCGAAGTCGGAGAGGTCGGTCTCCTCGCCCACGTCGAACAGCTCGAAGCCGTCGACGGCCGCGGCACCGGCGGGCTCTCCCCCGCCCTGTCCCGCATCCGCGGAAGAAATGGACGGCACGGACCCGGTCTCCCCCGCCCCCACGACGGGTGTCGGCGCCGCACCCGCATCTTCATCCCCCCCAATCGTTTGCGGCGGCTGGACAGGCGCGGGCGCGGCCGCCGCGGACGGAGCTTCGGCCGCGGGCTTCGGCTTCTGGGGCGGGCGGTAGACCTCGCCGGTGCTGGTGCTGAGATAGATGCCGGCGGGCTTGCGCCGCTGCAGGCGCACGACCACGCCCTCCGCCGCGAGCTCGGCGGACGGCTTGGCGAGGATCTCGAAGAAGGTGCGGAGATCGGCCTCGCTCGCATCCGGCGTGAAGCCGACGCGGGTGACGCGGAGGACGATCAGCTGCCCCGCGGCGCGCAGGAGGCCGGGATCCACGCCACCCAGCGGCTTCCCCTTGAACAGGAAGCCGGTGAACTGGACGTCGAGCACGAGGTTCTTCGCGCGCTCGAACACCCCGGCCAGCCCCGCCGCGGCGCGCGTGGCCAGCACCGCGGGCTCCTCCTCGCGGAGGGCGGCGGCGGCCAGGGCGCGCAGGAACTCGGAGCCGGGGTTGGCCATGGGGGTGGCGAGGGATCGGCGGTAGGGAGAACTGAAGTCCTGGGTCCTAAGTCCTAAGTCCTAAGTGGGTCGTCTCCAGTCACTTAGGACTCAGGACTTAGGACCTTAGGACTTTTTGACCATCCAGCTTGCCGCGGATCGAGAGCCATCTCAGCCTCCAGACCCGCCAGACGGCTTCGCGGACGATGGCCTTGCTCATCTTGCTCTCGCCCACGTCGCGGTCCACGAACATGATGGGGATCTCGCCCAGGCGGTAGCCCTTCTTCCAGGCGCGGAAGCTCATCTCGATCTGGAACGCGTAGCCGTTGCTCTCCACCCGCTCCAGGTCGATGGACTCCAGCACCTGGCGGCGGAAGCACTTGTAGCCGCCGGTGAGGTCGGCGATGGGCACGCCGGTGACCTTCCGCGCGTAGACGTTGGCGAAGTAGCTCAGCAGCAGCCGGCCGATCGGCCAGTTCACCACCGTCACGCGGCCATGCAGGTAGCGCGAGCCCAGGACCACGTCGTACTTCTCCACCGCCTCCAGGAACTGCGGGAGGTGCCCGGGGTCGTGCGAGAAGTCGGCGTCCATCTCGAACAGCGCGTCGTAGCCGCGCTCCAGCCCCCAGCGGAAGCCCGCCAGGTACGCCTTCCCCAGCCCCTGCTTCTGCGTGCGGTGGAGCACGTGCACGCGCTTTTCGGCCGCCGCGATCTCGTCCGCCAGCTCGCCGGTGCCGTCGGGCGACCCGTCGTCCACCACCAGGATCTCCAGGCGCTCGTCGCGCGAGAGGATGGAGGGAATGAGGCGAGGGAGGTTTTCGCGCTCATTGAACGTAGGGACGATGACGAGGGCGCGCTCCAAGGCTCCGATCTGCGTGTGCCGGGGGTGCTTGCGGGGTCGGCGGGGGGCCGTATCTTGGGCCAGATGTCCAACATAGCCCACCCTGCATTCCCCGACAAGTGAAGGTCCTGTACCTGGTCACGGCCTACGCGCGCGACCCGTCCGACGTCATCACCCCCTGGCTGGTGGAGACGATCCGGCGCCTCGGCGCGCGTGGCGTGCAGGTGGAGGTGCTGGCCCCCGCGTACCGCGGGCTGGCGTCGCAGCCGGTGGCCGGCGTGCGCGTGCACCGCTTCCGCTACGCGCCGCGCGGCTGGGAGACGCTCACCCACGACCAGACCGCGCCCGACCGCATCCGCGAGCGGCCGTGGTTCCTGGGCCTCGTCCCGGGCTACGTGGCCGCCGGTTCGCGCGCGGCGGCGAAGCTGGCGAAGGAGGGGGGATTCGACGTCGTGCACGCTTTCTGGCCCATCCCCCAAGGGCTGCTCGGGCTCTACGCGAAGCGGAGGTCGGGGCTCCCGCTCGTCTCCACCTTCTTCGGGGTGGAGCTGACGTGGATGGAGCGCCAGTTCCCCTTCCTCGCCCCGCTGCTGCACCGCATCGTGCGCGGCTCCGACGCGGTGACGGCGATCAGCACCTACACGGCCGACCGCCTGCGCAAGCAGGTCCCCGGCGTCGACCCAGCGATCATCCCCTTCGGCGCCGCGGTGGACGCGCCCGCCGAGCCGCCGCCGTACACCTGGGATGGTACGCGCGACTTCGAGCTTCTCTTCGTCGGCCGCCTCGTCGAGCGGAAGGGCGTGCACCTCCTTCTCGACGCGCTCGCCTCGCTCCCGTCACATCGCCGCGTCGTCCTCCACGTGGTGGGCGATGGCCCCGACCGCGCGAAGCTGGAGGATCGGGCGAAGCGGCTCAACCTCGGCCCCCGCGCGGTCTTCCACGGCTTCGTCTCGAAGGAGGAGCTGCAGCGGAGGCTGGAGACGTGTGACGCCTTCGTCCTCCCCGCGGTGGTGGACGCGAAGGGAGATACAGAGGGCCTCGGCGTGGTCCTGATCGAGGCGATGAGCTACGCGCGCCCCGTGATCGCCAGCGCCGCGGGCGGGATCGTGGACATCGTGCGCGACGGACGCAACGGCCTGCTCGTCCCCCCCGGCGACGCGCCCGCGCTGGCGA is a window encoding:
- a CDS encoding HEAT repeat domain-containing protein; amino-acid sequence: MANPGSEFLRALAAAALREEEPAVLATRAAAGLAGVFERAKNLVLDVQFTGFLFKGKPLGGVDPGLLRAAGQLIVLRVTRVGFTPDASEADLRTFFEILAKPSAELAAEGVVVRLQRRKPAGIYLSTSTGEVYRPPQKPKPAAEAPSAAAAPAPVQPPQTIGGDEDAGAAPTPVVGAGETGSVPSISSADAGQGGGEPAGAAAVDGFELFDVGEETDLSDFELLDEFPDLGPPPSAPKPAAPAPGREEEVPSNDMFHFFRTAQGGRAEEEAEKLPALLRAADNPARFDELVEAATRAVQRLLRGDDAGQAVPLLDALQREAERQDRTRIFRDSAVGALRRLGAAETLPLLGDLLQRAGGDDRERILRFFAFVGADAAPQLETILFRTGDAELRAAVFRHLVGMDGAAQRLIARAMGDPSPARARMLLELAVLPGADPDVALRWISEAAGHPDASVRIDAAKYAAVLGGRGGLRVLLDLLNNDRDPVVKRAAIHAAGALGDPTAVPFLTRIVNESGDEDVQVAAIHSLGRLGSGEALPVLLGVVNKRGLFAGKKLSRVKHAALAAIARIPTPAAREAIFAIAGGKDPDLAAEAQRVLATME
- a CDS encoding polyprenol monophosphomannose synthase, whose protein sequence is MERALVIVPTFNERENLPRLIPSILSRDERLEILVVDDGSPDGTGELADEIAAAEKRVHVLHRTQKQGLGKAYLAGFRWGLERGYDALFEMDADFSHDPGHLPQFLEAVEKYDVVLGSRYLHGRVTVVNWPIGRLLLSYFANVYARKVTGVPIADLTGGYKCFRRQVLESIDLERVESNGYAFQIEMSFRAWKKGYRLGEIPIMFVDRDVGESKMSKAIVREAVWRVWRLRWLSIRGKLDGQKVLRS
- a CDS encoding glycosyltransferase; translation: MKVLYLVTAYARDPSDVITPWLVETIRRLGARGVQVEVLAPAYRGLASQPVAGVRVHRFRYAPRGWETLTHDQTAPDRIRERPWFLGLVPGYVAAGSRAAAKLAKEGGFDVVHAFWPIPQGLLGLYAKRRSGLPLVSTFFGVELTWMERQFPFLAPLLHRIVRGSDAVTAISTYTADRLRKQVPGVDPAIIPFGAAVDAPAEPPPYTWDGTRDFELLFVGRLVERKGVHLLLDALASLPSHRRVVLHVVGDGPDRAKLEDRAKRLNLGPRAVFHGFVSKEELQRRLETCDAFVLPAVVDAKGDTEGLGVVLIEAMSYARPVIASAAGGIVDIVRDGRNGLLVPPGDAPALATAIAGMMDDPARARTFGLNGREDVAANFSWDVIADRLAEIYRRVAARTGLVTGG